The following is a genomic window from Gemmatimonadota bacterium.
ATCGCGGTGGGCGCGCGCTGGCTGCTGGTGTCCATGCACGAGAACCTGGGCCTGGCCTACGGCATCGTGCTGGTGCTGTTCGGGGTGCTGATCCGGATCGTGCTGTGGCCGCTCAACCAGAAGGGCATGCGCGCCAGCATCCGGATGCAGGCGCTGCAGCCCGAGATGCAGCGGCTGCAGGACAAGTTCAAGGACGACCCGGCGCGGATGCAGAAGGAAGTGATGGAGCTGTACAAGCGCGAGGGCGTGAACCCCTTCAGCGGCTGCTGGCCGCTGCTGCTGCCCTGGCCGATCCTGCTGGCGCTGTTCTTCGTGCTGTCGAACTCGATCGAGCTGCGCGGGCAGTCGTTCCTGTGGCTCCCCGACCTGGCGCTCAAGGACCCGCTCTACATCATCCCCGTGGTGATGGGGCTCTCGATGTTCGCGGTGAACAAGGTGGGCATGGCCGGGATGCCGCCCAACCCGCAGTCGAAGATGATGCTGTACTTCCTGCCGGTGATGATGACGGTGATGTTCGTGAACTTCGCCTCCGGGCTCAACCTGTACTACGCGGTGCAGAACATCGTCAGCATCCCGCAGCAGTGGTACCTGGCCAAGGAGCGGCTCAAGGCGAAGCCGCCGGAAGTCGGCACCAAGAAGGGGTGACGGCGCACCGCCGGGAAGCGGGAAACGGGAAGCGGGAAGGCACGAGGAGCTCACCTCGCCTTCCCGCTTCCCTTTTCCCTTTTCCCCCTTCCCTGCAGTTTAGGGCATGCTCTCCGACCCCATCGTCGCCCTCGCCACCCCGCCCGGCCGCTCCGCGCTCGCGGTGATCCGGCTCTCGGGCACGGGGGCGTTCGGGATCGCGGCGAAGGTCATCCCCTCCTTCCGCGCCGACCCGCCGCGGACCGCGCACTACGCCGCCTTCCGCGACGCCGCGGGGCAGCTGATCGACCGCGGCATCTACCTGGCCTTTCCCGGCCCCCGCTCCGAGACCGGCGAGGACGTGGTGGAGTTCCAGTGCCACGGCGGGCTGGCGGTGCCGGCGCGGCTGGTGGCGGCGATCGAGGCCGCGGGCGCGCGCCCGGCGCATCCCGGCGAGTTCACCCGCCGCGCGGTGCAGCACGGCAAGCTCGACCTGCTCCAGGCCGAGGCGCTGGGCGACCTCATCGACGCGGAGGCGCCGGCCCAGGCGCGCGCCGCGCTGGTGCAGCTCGAGGGGGGCCTCACCCGCCGCATCGCGGCGCTGCGCGCCGGGCTGGTGGAGCTGCTGGCGCTGCTGGCCTACGACGTGGACTTCCCCGAGGAAGACGACGGCCCCGTCTCCCGCGAGCGGATCGAGGCGGCGCGCGCCGCCGTGCTCGCGGGGGTGGAGCAGCTGCTCGGCACCGCGCCGCTCGCCGACCGGGTGCGCCGCGGCGCGCTGGTGGTGCTGGCCGGCCCGCCCAACGCCGGCAAGTCGTCGCTGTTCAACGCCCTGCTCGGGAGCGAACGGGCGCTGGTCACCGAGATCCCCGGCACCACCCGCGACGCCATCGAGGCCCACGTGGAGTTCCACGGCTGGCCCATCCGCCTGGTGGATACCGCCGGCCTCGGCGAGGCCACCGACCGGCTCGACGCGCTGGGCCAGGCGATGGGCCGGCGATTCGTGGAGGGGGCGGATCTGGTGGTGGAGCTGGGCGGCCTGGCGGTTCGGCGGCTCGGCGGTTCGGAGGCTGCACCGCTGCTGGTCCGCGCCAAGGCCGACCTGGGTGGCGAGGGGGAGGGGCTCCCGGTGTCGGCGGTGACGGGGCAGGGGCTCGCCGAGCTCAAGCGCGCCATCGTCGCGCGGCTGTTCCAGTCCGGCGCCGGCTTCGCCGACCTGGAGCCGGCGCTCACCCGCGAGCGCCATCGGGTGGCCCTCACCGCCGCGCGCGACGCGCTCGCGGCCGCCGCCACGCACCTCGGCCTGGGCGGCGAGGCGGTGCTCGCCGCGCACCACGTGCAGGAGGCGGTGCGCGCCCTCGACGCGCTGGTGGGGGTGGTGGATGTGGAGGAGGTGCTGGACAGAGTCTTTGCGTCGTTCTGTGTGGGGAAGTGAGTCGACGGACGGGAAGCGGGAAGCGGGAAGCGGGAAGCGGGAAGAGTGAAGGCGAGGGGAGCTTCTCTCGCCTTCCCTTTTCCCGTTTCCCTTTTCCCCTTATGCTGACCCCATGCAGATCTCTGCCCTGCATCTCTACCCCGTGAAGTCCTGCGCCGGCCTGAGCCCCGCCGCCTGGCCGGTGGACGCGCTCGGCCTCCAGTACGACCGGCGCTGGATGGTGATCACGCCGCGCGGGGAGTTCCTGACCCAGCGCGAGGTGCCGGCGCTGGCGCTGGTGATCCCCGAGATCCGCCCGCCGCACCTGGTGCTGCGCTTCCCGGGGCAGCCGGAGCTGGTGACGGCGCTGGCCCCGATGGGCGGCCGGCCGGTGGCCACGCAGGTGTGGGATGATCCGCTCCGCGTGGTGGCGCCCGACCACAAGGCCGACGCCTGGTTCTCCGACGTGGTGGAGCAGGAGGCGGTGCTGGCCTACTTCCCCGAGACGGTGATCCGCCCGGTGAATACGCACTGGGCGCCGCGCGGCGGCCGCACCGGCTTCGCCGACGGGTTCCCGTTCCTGCTCGTGGGCGAGGCCTCGCTGGCCGACCTCAACGCCCGCCTGGCCGCGCCGCTCCCCATGAACCGCTTCCGGCCCAACCTGGTGGTGTCCGGCAGCGCGCCCTTCGCCGAGGATGGCTGGCGCGAGGTCACGATCGGCGGTATCCCGATGGAGGTGGTGAAGCCGTGCGCCCGCTGCGTGATCACCACCACCGACCAGGCCACCGGCCGGCGCATGGGCGACGAGCCGCTGCGCACCCTGGCCACGTTCCGGCGCCAGGACCAGAAGGTGATGTTCGGGCAGAACGTGGTGCACTACGGGACGGGCACACTCCAGGTGGGCGATGCAGTGAGAGTCGGGTAGATTGGCGGGAAGCGGGAAGCGGGAAGCGGGAAGCGGGAAGCGGGAAGCGGGAAGCGGGAAGCGGTCGGGTCCCGGGCTCCATCCAGGCATCACCCAACCTCACTTCAGCGACGTCCATGACCCCCACCCTCCTCGGCATTCCGTGGGACGCGAGCTCGTCGTTCCAGCGGGGGCCGGCGCTGGCACCGGCCGCGATCCGCGCGGCGCTCCGCTCCGATTCCACCAACGGCTGGAACGAGGAGCCGGCGGACGCCCGCGCGCTGCTCCAGGACGCCGGCGACCTGGCGCTCCCCACCGACGGCCCGCTGCCGCTCGAGGCGATCACCGCCGGCGCCCGCGCGCTGCTCGAGACCGGCGCGGTGCCGATCTTCCTGGGCGGCGACCACGCGGTGACCTGGCCGCTGGTGCGCGCGGTGCGCCCCCGCCACGAGCGGCTCACGATCTTCCACCTCGACGCCCACCCCGACCTCTACGACGAACTCGACGGCCGGCGCGACAGCCACGCCTGCCCCTTTGCGCGGATCCTCGAGGAGGGCGGCGCGAACTACCTGGTGCAGGCGGGGATCCGCACGCTCAACGCGCACCAGCGCGACCAGGCCCGGCGCTTCGGGGTGGAGATGGTGACGATGCGGCAGGGACTCGAGGCGATGGTCACCGCCGCCCGCCGCCTGGCCGGGCCGGTGTACCTCTCGGTAGACCTCGACGCGCTGGACCCGGCGTTCGCGCCGGGGCTCAGTCACCCCGAACCGGGGGGGCTCAGCACCCGCGAGCTGCTCACCATCCTGCAGGCAATCCCCAAGGGCCGCATCGTCGCCGCCGACGTGGTGGAGCTGAATCCGATGACCGACCTCCGCGACCTCACGGCCAGGGTCGCGGCGAAGGTGATTGGAGAGATCGTGGGGAGGGTGGGGTAGGGACAGCGGGAAGCGGGAAGCGGGAAGCGGGAAAAGGGAACATCAGATCGATGGAGAGGTGCCGCGAACCGCCCTACCGCCCTACCGCCCTACCGCCCTACCGCCCTACCGCCCCTCGTTATGCGACCCGTCGCAGAACGGCTTGGCCTTGGAGCGTCCGCAGCCGCAGAGCTTGACGGTGCCGGGTTTCTTGGGGGTGGGCTGGGGGATCTCGCGGCCCTCGCCATCGACGAGGACGACCGGCGTTTCGATGAGGATGCTGCCGGAGGGCTTGATGGTGATGCGGACCGGCGCGTCGCTCATGCCGTCTGGACGCCCCGGGCCTGGTCTTCGGCGACCTGGAACTCCTGGGCGCTGGCGCGCAGGGCCTGGGCGATGCCCCGCTCCTGCACCAGGGCCTCGGACATCCGGTGCCCCAGGTAGTAGCCGGAGCGCTCGGGCAGCACGCGGCCGGCCACCAGGCGTGCCGAGGGGCTCATGCCGCCGCTCAGGTAGCGGAGGCGGAGCCCGATGCCGCGGCCCTCGAGCTCGGGCTCGACCACGCGGCGGAGCAGCGACTCGAGTTCGCGCAGGCGGCGGTACTGGCGGCGGGGATAGCCGAAGTAGTTGGCCGGGTCGAGGCCGGGCGCCACCGCCTGCGCGGCATGGACGGCCAGGCCCTCGTTGAGCAGCAGCTCGCGCAGGGTGGCCCGGCTGCCGGTGACCCAGTAGTCGTAGTAGCCGCCCTGGTCGGCGACGATGCGCTTGAGCTCGCTCTGGCTCTGCGGCGAGGTGTAGCGGACACAGTGCGCCAGCTCGTGTGCCACCCAGAGCGGGATCAGCTCCGGCGGCAGGCCCATGCCGTAGGTCTCGGGGTTGGCCCGCCCGGTGAAGTGCTCCAGGCAGATGAACGCCACGCCCCGCCCTCCCACCACCAGCTCGCCCGCGTTCGCGGCGCCCATCCCGACCATCAGGTAGACGTCCGTCGGCCGGTCCACGCCCAGCAGGTCCTCGGACTGGGCAATGGCGTCCTCGACGATGCCCGCGACGTCGGAGCTCTCGAGCAGCTCGTAGAGGTCGGAGCGGTCGGCGTTGAGGGCGTGGGTCATGACCGCGCGCGCCTGCTGGCTCTCGAGGTCCAGCACATAGTTGTGCCAGTACGCGGAGAGCACGGCACGATGCGCGTTCAGGTACTGCTCGAACGCGGCGTCGCGGTCAGTGGCTTTCAGGACGGAGAGGAATTCGGGGACGAGATTGATCAGCACGTGCGCAAATATCGGCGGTTGACGTGAAGGCGCAAGCCCCGTTCTCCTTGCCAGAATTGCCCGGACGCCTTGACAGTGGCGGACCGAGTGTGAGACAGCGCACAGACGGACGGCGCGCGGGGGGAAGGGCCATCATTCTTCCCGCTTCCTCTTCCCTTCAGCCTCCCTACTCCTCGCCGGCGGGGCGGATTCCCTCCGCGCGCCAACGTACGCGCTTCTCCCCTCACTCCTCGCCGGCGGGGCGGATTCCCTCCGCGCGCCAACGTTCGCGCTCGGAGGGGGAGTGCTCGTCCGCCCGCCCGCTCACGGACGCGCGCTTCGGGAACCCGCCCGCGCCGGCGAGGTACGCCCGCTTCCCCCGCTTCCCGCTTCCCGCTTCCCGCTTCCCGCTTCCCGCTTCCCTCTTCCCCTCAGTTCCCGCCCAGCTGCGCGACCCTGATCCTCGCCCGCTCCACCCGCGCGCGGTAGATCGGTTCCGCGTCGCTCCAGTTCTTGAGCACCTGGCGGTAGCGGGTGACGGCGCTGTCGCGCTCGCCGGCGGCGTCCCAGGCCAGGGCGCCGAGTTCGAGGAGCTCGGTGGTGGTGGCGTAGGTCTGGGAGGCGTCGAGGCCGCCGCGGCGGGCGGCGTCGGCCCAGTAGGCGGCCTCGCGGGGGCGGTTGAGGCGGAGCAGGACCTTGGCGAGCTCGATATTGGTGCGGGTATAGCCGCTGGTCGGGCTCCAGATGGCCTGCCGGAACTCCGCGGCGGCCTGCTCCAGCTGGCCCCGCGCCGCGTACAGCAGGCCGCGCACATGATGGTGGGCGCGGCCGTCGCGGCCGTAGCTATTCCGCTGGCCCCACACCTCGAGGCTGTCGGCGATGCGGGGGAGCGGCGCGGTGTCGCCCGCGGCGGCGAGGGCGGTGCTGCGGAGCAGCTGGGTCCACACCAGGTTGCGGGCCACCTGCGAGCGGGTGGTGTCCTTGGGGCTGCGCGAGACGGAATCGAAGATGGCCGCCGCGCGGCGGAACTCGCCCAGCTCGTACCAGGCCTGCCCCTCGAAGAGGGCGTTGTACGGCGCGGCGCCCCGGGGCGCCTGGGTGTCGAGCGCCCGCAGCCGGTGCGCCCACTCCAGCCCCTCGCGCGGCTTGCCCTGCATCCGGTGGCTGAGGCTCAGCCACTTGTAGCCCTCACCCGGGAGCTTGCCGTGGGCCAGCTGGGTGTAGTAGCTGTCGGCCGCGGCGAAGTTGCCCATGCGGAGCCAGACCTGCACCCGGAAGCCGTCGCGCACCAGCCCGGGGTCGCGGGCGATGACGGCCTGGTCGGCGGTGAGCGCCTCGCGGTACCGCCCGGCGAGCATGAGCTGCCAGCTGATCTGCCCCGCCGGCCCCGGCGCCTGCGGCTGGGCCCGCTGCCACTCCTCCGCGGTGCGGATGGCCGCCGGCAGCGAGTCCATGTAGTCATAGGTGCCGATGAGCATCAGGTAGGCGATGCAGGCGTGGCAGCGCACCGGCGGGCCGTCCTTCCGCTCGCTGGCCCGGAGCGAGAGGGAGTCCATCCGGATCACCTTCCGCAGCGGCTCGACCGCGCCCAGGAAGTCGCCGCTCGAGTTCCGCGCCCCCGCGAGCCAGGTGTACCCCTCCGGCTCGTTGGGATACCGCACGGTGAGGCTCTCCGCGATGGCGATGCGGTTGGGCGCATCCACCGCCGCGCTCCACCCCGCCAGGATGGTGAGCCGCTCCCGCTCCGACGCCCGCGCCGAGAGCCGCACCGCCCGCTCCAGCCCGCGGATGAGGTTCACGTCGTTGAAGCTCCCCTGCGTGGTGGCCAGCCAGTAGGCGGCCATGGCAAAGGTGGAGTCCTCCTGCAGCGCCTGCTCCATCAGCCGGGCCCCGGCCTCGCCGTCGCCGCGGAAGAGGGCGCGCAGCCCCTCCTCGTAGAACCGGTACGCCACCAGGGAGCGGGTGGTGACGTCGGCGATGCTGCCGCTGGCGGTGCTGTCGAGCCCGGCGGTGATGCTGCGCCGTGCCTCCTCCACCAGCCCGAAGAGGTCCCCCGACTCGGACGAGTAGCTCTCGATCACGCTGCCGGTGGCGAGGCTGGTGCGGTTGAGGTCGAGCCGGAGCCGGCCGTCGGGCCGGCGATAGAGCGCGCCGTCGAGCAGCTCGGTGGCGCCGGCCGCCCGCGCCGCGCGCACCGCGCTGGCCGCCGAGTCGCCGGTGCCCCCCGCCGCCTGCGCCATCAGCTCGTACATCCGCGCGGTGCTGATCACCTGCAGCGAGCGGCTGCGGGCCAGGTCGGTGGCGAGCATGTCGCCGAGCGGCCGCGCCAGGCCCTCGCCGCTCCGGGTGTAGTCCTTGATCATCCCCACCGCCACCACCGGCGCCGCGACCCCCGCCCCCATCCGGTCCCGGAACACCCGCACCCGCAGCACCCCCGCCAGCACCAGGCCGAGCACCACGCCGATGGCGATGCCGAGCCTGGTCGAGGTGCGCTTGAGGAAAGGTTTGGCGGTAGGGCGGTACGGCGGTACGGCGGTAGCGCCCGCGACGGGCGCGCGCTCGGGGACGGGGCGGGGACGGGCGTACTCGTCGGTGTAGCCGGAGATGAGCTTGCGGCCCGAGGGCTCCGGCACCGGCGCCGGCCGGGTGACGGCGGGGGTGCCGGGAATGGTGGAGACGGGGACGGCGGGGAGGGCGGTCGAACGGTCAGACGGACGGACGGTCAGTGTGTCGGGGCCATCCGACCGTCCGACCGTCCGACCGACCGCTTCCCCCACTCTCTCGCCCCCGGGTCGCGCTGACGCGCTCCCGAAGGGGGCTCGGTCGCCGCTTCCCGCTTCCCGCAGTTGATCCGCCAGCCGCTTCACCTCCGGCTCCGGCTCCAGCTCCAGCTCCTGCCGCAGCAGCATCTCGTACACCCGGTAGTGCTGCAGGGCGGCGGCGCGGTCGCCGGCGCTGGCCAGGGCGCGCATGAGGCCGAGCGCGCTCTTGGCGTTGAGCGGGTCGGCGTTGGCGAGGAGGCGCCAGTAGCTCACGGCGGCGCGGGGGTCGCCGGCGGCGGAGGTGTCCTGGGCCAGGCGCTCCAGCGCGGCGATGTAGTCGTGCGCCAGGGCCGTGCGCTCGGTCTCGGCCCAGCGCTCGAACTCGGGCGCCTCGTCGAGGTAGATGCCGTCGAGGAAGGGCCCCTGGTAGAGCGCCACCGCGTCGGCGAGGCGCTGCTCCTTGAGTGCCTGGCGGAAGCGGGCCAGGTCGCTGTCGCAGAGGTCGGGGTTGAGCCGGAGGTCGGTGGTGCCGAGCACCAGGTCTTCGGCGCCGAGGTCGCGGCGCAGGGCGTAGACGGCCTGGGCGAGGTTCTTCCGCGCCCGCTCCAGGTCGGACTCGGGCCAGAGCAGGCTCAGCAGCTTCTCGCGCGACAGGCCGCGCTCGCCGGCGGCGGCGAGGAGGGCGAGCAGCGCCAGGCGGCGGCGCTGCGCGCCGGCACCCGCGGCCGGCGCCCCGCCCCGCTGGATGCCGAGTCCCCCGAAGGTGACGAGCTGGAGCGGGGGAGTCACGCGGCGCCGGCGAGCGCCTCGAGGGCGCGGCTCAGGTTGGCCCGGGCGCGGGCCTCGAAGCGGGCCCGGAACGGCGCGGTGCTATAGATGAAGGGGCGGGAGAGGAAGCGCTCGAGCACCGCGCCGCGGCCGGCCGCGAAATCCGCCGCCGGCACCGAGGCGTACTCATCGCGGATCTGCCGCTCGTACTCGTCGTAGCGCGCCGGGACCGAGCCGA
Proteins encoded in this region:
- a CDS encoding winged helix-turn-helix domain-containing protein, with amino-acid sequence MTPPLQLVTFGGLGIQRGGAPAAGAGAQRRRLALLALLAAAGERGLSREKLLSLLWPESDLERARKNLAQAVYALRRDLGAEDLVLGTTDLRLNPDLCDSDLARFRQALKEQRLADAVALYQGPFLDGIYLDEAPEFERWAETERTALAHDYIAALERLAQDTSAAGDPRAAVSYWRLLANADPLNAKSALGLMRALASAGDRAAALQHYRVYEMLLRQELELEPEPEVKRLADQLREAGSGDRAPFGSASARPGGERVGEAVGRTVGRSDGPDTLTVRPSDRSTALPAVPVSTIPGTPAVTRPAPVPEPSGRKLISGYTDEYARPRPVPERAPVAGATAVPPYRPTAKPFLKRTSTRLGIAIGVVLGLVLAGVLRVRVFRDRMGAGVAAPVVAVGMIKDYTRSGEGLARPLGDMLATDLARSRSLQVISTARMYELMAQAAGGTGDSAASAVRAARAAGATELLDGALYRRPDGRLRLDLNRTSLATGSVIESYSSESGDLFGLVEEARRSITAGLDSTASGSIADVTTRSLVAYRFYEEGLRALFRGDGEAGARLMEQALQEDSTFAMAAYWLATTQGSFNDVNLIRGLERAVRLSARASERERLTILAGWSAAVDAPNRIAIAESLTVRYPNEPEGYTWLAGARNSSGDFLGAVEPLRKVIRMDSLSLRASERKDGPPVRCHACIAYLMLIGTYDYMDSLPAAIRTAEEWQRAQPQAPGPAGQISWQLMLAGRYREALTADQAVIARDPGLVRDGFRVQVWLRMGNFAAADSYYTQLAHGKLPGEGYKWLSLSHRMQGKPREGLEWAHRLRALDTQAPRGAAPYNALFEGQAWYELGEFRRAAAIFDSVSRSPKDTTRSQVARNLVWTQLLRSTALAAAGDTAPLPRIADSLEVWGQRNSYGRDGRAHHHVRGLLYAARGQLEQAAAEFRQAIWSPTSGYTRTNIELAKVLLRLNRPREAAYWADAARRGGLDASQTYATTTELLELGALAWDAAGERDSAVTRYRQVLKNWSDAEPIYRARVERARIRVAQLGGN
- a CDS encoding MOSC domain-containing protein — encoded protein: MQISALHLYPVKSCAGLSPAAWPVDALGLQYDRRWMVITPRGEFLTQREVPALALVIPEIRPPHLVLRFPGQPELVTALAPMGGRPVATQVWDDPLRVVAPDHKADAWFSDVVEQEAVLAYFPETVIRPVNTHWAPRGGRTGFADGFPFLLVGEASLADLNARLAAPLPMNRFRPNLVVSGSAPFAEDGWREVTIGGIPMEVVKPCARCVITTTDQATGRRMGDEPLRTLATFRRQDQKVMFGQNVVHYGTGTLQVGDAVRVG
- a CDS encoding CDGSH iron-sulfur domain-containing protein encodes the protein MSDAPVRITIKPSGSILIETPVVLVDGEGREIPQPTPKKPGTVKLCGCGRSKAKPFCDGSHNEGR
- the speB gene encoding agmatinase — its product is MTPTLLGIPWDASSSFQRGPALAPAAIRAALRSDSTNGWNEEPADARALLQDAGDLALPTDGPLPLEAITAGARALLETGAVPIFLGGDHAVTWPLVRAVRPRHERLTIFHLDAHPDLYDELDGRRDSHACPFARILEEGGANYLVQAGIRTLNAHQRDQARRFGVEMVTMRQGLEAMVTAARRLAGPVYLSVDLDALDPAFAPGLSHPEPGGLSTRELLTILQAIPKGRIVAADVVELNPMTDLRDLTARVAAKVIGEIVGRVG
- the mnmE gene encoding tRNA uridine-5-carboxymethylaminomethyl(34) synthesis GTPase MnmE; amino-acid sequence: MLSDPIVALATPPGRSALAVIRLSGTGAFGIAAKVIPSFRADPPRTAHYAAFRDAAGQLIDRGIYLAFPGPRSETGEDVVEFQCHGGLAVPARLVAAIEAAGARPAHPGEFTRRAVQHGKLDLLQAEALGDLIDAEAPAQARAALVQLEGGLTRRIAALRAGLVELLALLAYDVDFPEEDDGPVSRERIEAARAAVLAGVEQLLGTAPLADRVRRGALVVLAGPPNAGKSSLFNALLGSERALVTEIPGTTRDAIEAHVEFHGWPIRLVDTAGLGEATDRLDALGQAMGRRFVEGADLVVELGGLAVRRLGGSEAAPLLVRAKADLGGEGEGLPVSAVTGQGLAELKRAIVARLFQSGAGFADLEPALTRERHRVALTAARDALAAAATHLGLGGEAVLAAHHVQEAVRALDALVGVVDVEEVLDRVFASFCVGK